The stretch of DNA AACAATAAAAATGGAACACTAAAGATCAAAATGAAGCTTGAAGAGGCTTTTGATGGTAATAAAACAAAAATACAGTTATACTACACGGCAGTAGATGTTATTGATGTTAACGAAGGAGCCAAAGTATTTTCAAAAGATACAATCAAGCAATTTGAAATAGATTTAAATGCCCAAGAAGGTGGGAAAATAGAAGTGAACCTAGATGTAAAATATGCTAATATCAGATCGGTTACAGGTTCTAACATTCAAACTTCGGGAATCGCTAAACATCAAGATATATCCATTTACACAGGTGGTGTTTACCAAGGAGAAGATCTTAAAACTGAATTTACAGATGTTTCGGTGCGAATTGCTGGAGAAGCACATGTTCGTGCAAAAACCTTAGTGAATGCTAAAATAAGAGCCGGAGGCGATGTGTTTATTTATGGTAACCCAGAACGCGTAGACGAAAGTAAAGTGCTGGGAGGCAGAATAAAGCGAATGAAATAAACATTTTTCTTTTTGAAAACAAAAAACCCGCTCCTGTAGCGGGTTTTTTTGTTAAATAAAAGCTCACATTACCCATACAAAAACCATACAACATCTCTTACAAGTCTTATTTTTACTATCTTAGTAGTACAACAACTAGTATTTTTGAGACAACTCAGTTTTTTGTTTTTTAATATATTTTTTTGGGCCTGTGGTTTTTTACATGCTCAAGAACACCCCCCTATTGAAATTTTTTCACCAAAAGATTATGGTGCCGAAACTCAAAATTGGTCCATTTCTCAATCTAAAGAAAATTATATTTATGTAGCAAATAATAAGGGTTTACTTGAATTTAATGGTGCTAATTGGAAACTATACACCTCACCTAATGAAACTATTATTCGATCTGTTAAAGTTATAGACACCCTAATATATACTGGTAGTAATAGAGAGTTTGGATATTGGCAACGAAATGAATTTGGGTTACTATACTATACATCATTATCTAAAAAATTAAAAGTAGATTTTTTAGAAGACGAAGAATTCTGGAATATTATAAGTGTAGATGATTATATATTATTTCAATCTTTAAAGAGAATTTATATTTACAATAAAACAGATGCTTCTTATAGCATCATCGATTCTGAAACTATTATTTACAAAATATTCAAAGTTGATGAAACCATATACTATCAAAAAACGAAAGACGGCATTTACAAGATTGAGAACGGCAAATCAAAACTTATTTCTAATCATATAATTCTTAAAGAAAATAGACTCGTTAATATTTTTAATAAAAACGGTCACCTTTTAATAGCAACTGAAAATAATGGCTTTTATATTTTAAATGATGAAAACCTTTCTAAATGGAACATTCCTGCCAACAAAAAACTATTAGAATTAAGTGTATTTCGTAGTATTCAACTAAAAGACAAAAGTTTTATACTGGGAACCAGATCAAACGGTATATTACATTTAACTTCAGATGGCATTATAGATTATAGCATAGATACCTTTCATGGATTAAGTAATAATACGGTTCATGGTGTTTTTGAAGATGCTGAAAATAATATATGGTTAGCTTTAGAGAATGGCATTAATTGTGTGAATATTAAATCGCCTTTTAGTATTTATACAGATAAAGAAGGCAAAATAGGAACTATATACACGTCTTCCGTTTTTAATAATAATTTGTACATAGGTACTAATCATGGATTGTTTTATAAACCTCTGGGAGGGAAACAAGGTTTTAAACTTGTTGAAGGTATACAAGAAGCTGTTTGGTGTTTAACTATGATAGATAATACGTTGTTTTGTGGTCATGATACAGGAACGTCTATTATAAATAATGATGTAGGAGAAAAAATTAAAGGTATACAACAAGGCACCTGGAATATAAAACCCATAGATGATAAAACAGATTTATTATTACAAGGAAATTATGATGGTCTGTACATTATTCAAAAAACTAATGGTACCTGGGTGTTTAGAAATAAACTAGAAGGGTTTGATCTCTCAAGTAAATTTTTTGAGATTTATAATGATCAGGTTTTTGTTAGTCATGAATACAAAGGTGTTTTTAAAATTGATGTGGATAACGATTTTACAAAAGTTTTAGACATTAAAAAAGATCCGGATCTTGGTAAAGAATTAAACTCCAGTATTGCTAAATATAATAATGAACTATTATACACTTATAAAAAAGGAATCTTAAAGTACAATACAGAAGTTAACAAATTTTTAAAAGATACCGTTTTAAGCACTTTATTCACGGAAGAAGACTATACATCAGGGAGAATTGAGTTCAATAAAGAGACCAATACCCTGTGGTGCTTTTCTAAAAGAGACTTAAATTATGTAGCTCCAGGTAAATTAAGTAATACGCTAAAAGTTAATAAAATTCCTTTTTCCAAGTCATTGCCCAGAGGGTTAACAGGTTACGAAAACATATCTTATCTCGATAACCAAAGGTATTTAATAGGAACCTCAACAGGGTTTGTTGTCTTAGATTTAGATAAGATCCCTAATAAATCTTATGATATTTCAATTAATTCGATAACAAAGCATAGCATAGCTACAAGCCCAGAAATTGTAAATAAAAATAGTAATGGAAGCTTTATAAATAAAGACAACAATATAGAATTCATATTTGGTGTTTCAGAATTTGACAAATATCTCGATACGGAATATCAATACCAATTAGAAGGCATGTATTCCAATTGGAGTAATTGGTCTTCAAAACCCAGTACACTATTCGAAAATTTGCCTTATGGTGATTATGTTTTTAATGTTAGAGCCAGAGTGGGCAATACCATGACTAAAAATATAGCAACCTATAGTTTTAATATTGAAAGACCGTGGCATCTTTCAAACGCTATGATTACTTCATATGTATTTCTTGTGCTACTATTTTCATTCATTATGCACAATGTCTATAAACGTTATTACAAAAAACAGCGGGAAGCATTATTGCAAAAAACCCGAAGGGAACTAGAGTTAAAAGAACTTGAGAACAAACAACAGTTCATGCGTTTTAATAACGAAAAATTAAGACAAGATATTGACAATAAAAACCGGGAATTAGGCATTTCAACAATGAGTTTAATTAAAAAGAATGAGTTTTTGAATAGCTTAAAAAAGGAATTACAAAATGTTGATGACCTTAATAAAATAAAACATGTTATTAAGATCATTGACAGAAATATAAATAATACAGATGATTGGCATGTTTTTGAAGAAGCCTTTAATAATGCAGATAAAGATTTCCTTAAAAAGATAAAGCAAGAACATCCTTCGCTTACTTCAAATGATTTGAGATTATGCGCCTACCTCAGGCTCAATTTATCATCAAAAGAAATTGCTCCTCTACTTAACATCTCGGCTAGAAGTGTAGAAGTTAAACGTTATAGATTGCGCAAAAAAATGGATTTGCCGCATGAATCTAGCCTAACAGACTACATTTTAGAGATATAAGCACTCGACATTTTGTTTTTTCGCCTATACAAGACCACGACATTGATGTATTTTCGTACTTTTAAGGGAGCGGCACCCAACAAAGAATTCATTAATAAAAGTCAATGATAATTAGGGGTTCCGTAACAAAGAACCTTTTTTCTTATCATGTATACTTTTTGTTGAGGTTTAAAATATGGATACAACAAGGACTATAATTAGCTTTACTAAAACTAAAAAAC from Flavivirga spongiicola encodes:
- a CDS encoding helix-turn-helix and ligand-binding sensor domain-containing protein; the encoded protein is MRQLSFLFFNIFFWACGFLHAQEHPPIEIFSPKDYGAETQNWSISQSKENYIYVANNKGLLEFNGANWKLYTSPNETIIRSVKVIDTLIYTGSNREFGYWQRNEFGLLYYTSLSKKLKVDFLEDEEFWNIISVDDYILFQSLKRIYIYNKTDASYSIIDSETIIYKIFKVDETIYYQKTKDGIYKIENGKSKLISNHIILKENRLVNIFNKNGHLLIATENNGFYILNDENLSKWNIPANKKLLELSVFRSIQLKDKSFILGTRSNGILHLTSDGIIDYSIDTFHGLSNNTVHGVFEDAENNIWLALENGINCVNIKSPFSIYTDKEGKIGTIYTSSVFNNNLYIGTNHGLFYKPLGGKQGFKLVEGIQEAVWCLTMIDNTLFCGHDTGTSIINNDVGEKIKGIQQGTWNIKPIDDKTDLLLQGNYDGLYIIQKTNGTWVFRNKLEGFDLSSKFFEIYNDQVFVSHEYKGVFKIDVDNDFTKVLDIKKDPDLGKELNSSIAKYNNELLYTYKKGILKYNTEVNKFLKDTVLSTLFTEEDYTSGRIEFNKETNTLWCFSKRDLNYVAPGKLSNTLKVNKIPFSKSLPRGLTGYENISYLDNQRYLIGTSTGFVVLDLDKIPNKSYDISINSITKHSIATSPEIVNKNSNGSFINKDNNIEFIFGVSEFDKYLDTEYQYQLEGMYSNWSNWSSKPSTLFENLPYGDYVFNVRARVGNTMTKNIATYSFNIERPWHLSNAMITSYVFLVLLFSFIMHNVYKRYYKKQREALLQKTRRELELKELENKQQFMRFNNEKLRQDIDNKNRELGISTMSLIKKNEFLNSLKKELQNVDDLNKIKHVIKIIDRNINNTDDWHVFEEAFNNADKDFLKKIKQEHPSLTSNDLRLCAYLRLNLSSKEIAPLLNISARSVEVKRYRLRKKMDLPHESSLTDYILEI
- a CDS encoding head GIN domain-containing protein, producing the protein MKRLVVVLTILVSTIAVAQKPIEKSIGEFTNLKVYDLMEVELIKSDNDRIVISGKNNKDVLVNNKNGTLKIKMKLEEAFDGNKTKIQLYYTAVDVIDVNEGAKVFSKDTIKQFEIDLNAQEGGKIEVNLDVKYANIRSVTGSNIQTSGIAKHQDISIYTGGVYQGEDLKTEFTDVSVRIAGEAHVRAKTLVNAKIRAGGDVFIYGNPERVDESKVLGGRIKRMK